A stretch of the Streptosporangium sp. NBC_01755 genome encodes the following:
- a CDS encoding ATP-binding protein, with product MLTEHVPVPDPGGHGRSHGHFRMTAWCLPPTSAARRARELFRDQLAKLPLAADVLDELEIVVSELVTNATRYAPGPYELRLLHDHGLPVRAEVVDAGAGTTLIDHLLNRPPHIPERIDDLELGGRGLRIVTELTHGRCGTQWTRLCGTGQLGTGVWFDLPTQPQQP from the coding sequence ATGCTCACCGAGCACGTTCCCGTCCCGGACCCCGGCGGGCACGGCAGATCTCATGGTCACTTCCGAATGACCGCCTGGTGTCTGCCTCCCACCAGTGCGGCCCGGCGGGCCCGGGAGCTGTTCCGTGACCAGCTGGCCAAGCTGCCCCTGGCCGCCGACGTGCTCGACGAGCTGGAGATCGTGGTCTCCGAGCTGGTCACCAACGCCACCCGCTACGCCCCCGGCCCCTACGAACTGCGCCTGCTGCACGACCACGGCCTGCCCGTCCGCGCCGAAGTCGTCGACGCCGGAGCCGGAACCACCCTCATCGACCACCTGTTGAACCGCCCCCCGCACATCCCCGAACGCATCGACGACCTCGAACTCGGCGGCCGGGGCCTGCGCATCGTCACCGAACTCACCCACGGACGCTGCGGCACCCAATGGACCCGGCTGTGCGGCACCGGCCAACTCGGCACCGGCGTCTGGTTCGACCTCCCCACCCAGCCCCAGCAGCCCTAA
- a CDS encoding nucleoside triphosphate pyrophosphohydrolase has translation MGKLVRDRIPEIIREQGREPVVTVLGEADYREALLEKLFEESTELREAAVTEVAEEIADVLEVLRAIAKVHGHEWMDIEKVAEAKRAGRGAFLERLYLD, from the coding sequence ATGGGGAAACTCGTGCGGGACAGGATTCCGGAGATCATTCGGGAGCAGGGCAGGGAGCCGGTGGTGACCGTCCTCGGGGAGGCGGACTACCGCGAGGCTCTGCTGGAGAAGCTGTTCGAGGAGTCGACGGAGCTGCGCGAGGCCGCGGTGACCGAGGTGGCGGAGGAGATCGCCGACGTGCTCGAAGTGCTGCGGGCCATCGCCAAGGTCCACGGGCATGAGTGGATGGACATCGAGAAGGTCGCGGAGGCCAAACGAGCAGGGCGGGGGGCGTTCCTCGAACGGCTCTACCTCGACTGA
- a CDS encoding 3'-5' exonuclease: MHDQPWNTAPLVAFDLEGSGSQDHEHEAILEVGVVPLVDGRPNMQGAYNSMVNPGRRIQRRPWSSPGLTNDVLGLAPPLDAIEPELAGRLNGTTIVGHNVNVDWRLLSLRCPDIHPAFLVDTLKLARLIHGGTQRRSLTALLAYYELSDEVTKLTGGQPHRALWDAVGAGLLLGMLIHELPHGDALTVAGLHNVAGVPLGDAEQTLPLF; encoded by the coding sequence ATGCACGACCAGCCATGGAACACCGCGCCTCTGGTCGCCTTCGACCTTGAGGGCAGCGGCAGCCAGGACCATGAGCACGAGGCGATCTTGGAGGTCGGAGTCGTCCCGCTGGTCGATGGGCGCCCAAATATGCAAGGCGCCTACAACTCGATGGTGAACCCGGGGCGGCGCATCCAACGCCGCCCCTGGTCCTCGCCCGGCCTGACCAACGACGTGCTTGGCCTGGCCCCACCACTGGATGCCATTGAACCGGAGCTGGCCGGCCGACTGAACGGGACGACCATCGTCGGCCACAACGTCAACGTGGACTGGCGGCTGCTGTCACTGCGCTGCCCCGACATCCACCCGGCCTTCCTCGTCGACACGCTCAAACTCGCCCGCCTCATCCACGGAGGCACTCAGCGGCGATCCTTGACCGCACTCCTCGCTTACTACGAACTCAGCGACGAGGTGACCAAACTGACCGGCGGACAACCGCACCGCGCCCTGTGGGACGCGGTCGGCGCCGGGCTCCTTCTTGGCATGCTCATTCATGAACTGCCCCACGGGGATGCATTGACTGTTGCCGGGCTGCATAACGTGGCGGGTGTGCCCTTGGGCGACGCTGAGCAGACATTGCCGCTGTTCTAG
- a CDS encoding GNAT family N-acetyltransferase, with translation MTFEWAPLGKGDVGAWAELLVAIDAVDQVGGRADADDLAEDLANPLLDPVEGTLGAWESGRLVGYGVTMARAAADPVHRVSLWGGVHPEYRRRGLGGHLLEWAIGNTPVLHERRFPGQPLELHVEVDTRNEGLRALVAGAGMEPARWFYGMTLDLGAELPEVSPPEGLQIITYRDELEDAVREVRNRSFVDHWGSVRHTAESWRNTIVGVKVFRPEGSFVALDASGESVGILLTHCFEADTEATGVREAWIQIIGTLREWRGRGVASALLAHALGEFRAQGYDKAGLGVDADNPTGALGIYTRAGFEIAHRTVDYGLPLVPAVT, from the coding sequence ATGACCTTCGAGTGGGCTCCGCTGGGCAAGGGCGACGTCGGGGCGTGGGCGGAGTTGCTGGTGGCGATCGATGCGGTCGATCAGGTCGGGGGGAGAGCCGACGCGGACGACCTCGCCGAGGATCTCGCCAACCCGTTGCTCGATCCCGTCGAGGGCACGCTGGGGGCGTGGGAGTCCGGCCGGCTGGTCGGGTACGGGGTGACCATGGCTCGGGCCGCGGCCGACCCGGTTCATCGGGTGAGCCTGTGGGGCGGGGTCCATCCGGAGTACCGGCGCCGGGGGCTGGGGGGTCACCTGCTGGAGTGGGCGATCGGCAACACCCCGGTGCTGCACGAGCGCCGTTTTCCCGGGCAGCCGCTGGAACTCCATGTCGAGGTGGACACCCGCAACGAGGGCCTGCGGGCGCTGGTCGCCGGGGCCGGGATGGAGCCGGCCCGGTGGTTCTACGGGATGACCCTCGACCTGGGCGCCGAGTTGCCGGAGGTCTCACCGCCGGAGGGGCTCCAGATCATCACCTATCGGGACGAGCTGGAGGATGCCGTCCGGGAGGTGCGCAACCGCTCGTTCGTCGACCACTGGGGGAGTGTCCGGCACACCGCGGAGTCCTGGCGGAACACCATCGTCGGGGTGAAGGTGTTCCGGCCGGAGGGGTCCTTCGTCGCGCTGGACGCGTCGGGGGAGAGCGTGGGCATTCTGCTCACCCACTGTTTCGAAGCCGACACCGAGGCGACCGGGGTCCGCGAGGCGTGGATCCAGATCATCGGTACCCTGCGCGAGTGGCGGGGGCGTGGGGTGGCGAGCGCGCTGCTCGCGCACGCGCTGGGCGAGTTCCGCGCGCAGGGGTACGACAAGGCCGGGCTGGGGGTGGACGCGGACAACCCGACCGGGGCCCTCGGCATCTACACCCGCGCCGGGTTCGAGATCGCGCACCGCACGGTCGACTACGGGCTCCCGCTGGTCCCGGCGGTGACGTGA
- a CDS encoding putative sugar O-methyltransferase, translated as MSHKYGQSPQWAHINKTNLTLGDAPDLSRFKSSQINYKIALWNPEVNGQRYLKTLIHNLGRQLSPENWECLLRIRNRQVGEPIAVTLKGESICLDYLQAVLELDFMARSVKMDGARILEIGTGYGRSCHTILSNHDVAEYLIIDLENCLRLSREYLRTVLSGEQFEKIRFLGIDEVDTLSGGEPFDLCVNIDSFAEMPANTVRNYLSLIDDITTHFYTKNPVGKYLDPDLDGHYEGQAVVRQALESGLLREIIDIHDSEAVQAQSKRFVEVYRPGDDWRLVADGWGTPWSHYWQALYAKS; from the coding sequence ATGAGCCATAAATATGGCCAGAGCCCCCAGTGGGCACATATCAACAAGACTAATCTCACACTGGGCGACGCCCCCGATCTGAGCCGTTTCAAATCCAGCCAGATAAACTACAAAATCGCACTCTGGAACCCAGAGGTCAACGGGCAGAGATATCTGAAGACGCTCATCCACAACCTTGGCCGCCAGCTGTCGCCGGAAAACTGGGAGTGCCTGCTCCGGATCCGGAACCGCCAGGTGGGAGAGCCCATCGCGGTCACCCTGAAGGGCGAGTCGATCTGCCTGGACTATCTGCAGGCGGTTCTTGAGCTCGATTTCATGGCACGATCCGTGAAAATGGACGGCGCCCGGATCCTGGAGATCGGCACCGGATACGGCCGGTCCTGCCACACCATCCTGTCGAACCACGATGTCGCGGAATACCTCATCATCGACCTGGAGAACTGCCTGAGGCTCTCCCGTGAGTATCTGCGCACCGTCCTGAGCGGCGAGCAGTTCGAGAAGATCAGGTTCCTGGGGATCGACGAGGTGGACACCCTCTCCGGCGGTGAGCCCTTCGACCTGTGCGTCAACATCGACTCGTTCGCCGAGATGCCCGCGAACACGGTCCGGAACTACCTGTCCCTCATCGACGACATCACCACGCACTTCTACACGAAGAACCCGGTCGGCAAGTACCTGGACCCGGACCTGGACGGACACTACGAGGGGCAGGCCGTGGTCCGGCAGGCCCTCGAATCCGGTCTGCTCCGCGAGATCATCGACATCCACGACAGCGAGGCGGTCCAGGCCCAGTCCAAGCGTTTCGTCGAGGTCTACCGGCCCGGCGACGACTGGCGACTCGTCGCGGACGGCTGGGGAACCCCGTGGAGCCACTACTGGCAGGCCCTGTACGCGAAGTCTTGA
- a CDS encoding LuxR C-terminal-related transcriptional regulator → MLASQHRSVLDVLKGLLAESSAGNGRLVLVSGGLASGKTELLHEFSRVAADSGALLLSATGSVGENTLQAGMIDQLFHGAGLPPEVSDQVSRLIRRHTVTTDATRQAEAEVVREIGDVLLELSRERPVVIGVDAVHLVDGLSLRLLLYLCRRISSARILLIMNEWDLPQSTIPSFYAEVTRGFHRRIWLTPLSACDIAEVLPAPMDPALATALHRLSGGNPMLVNALIDDHHADPGGRTAADGTARPAVGVAYAQAVMACLHRWEPELLGVARALAVLGEPSSAGLTGGLAKINPKAAERAVEAMTEAGLLAGGWFRHPVAAAAVLDGIGAEERSCLHVRAAGLLYRRGMSTTKIAAHFVAADRAPEDWATGVLRDAAEQALAGNEVAVAVQCLELALRSVRDEGERLAITKVLVRALWRVNPSAAALHLPLLREALQQGCLFGQDAAAVVRHSLWNGDVQTASRAMEALTATPDLLNVQTAAELHLTYQWFYGTSRGPHGRFDTASAWGDEARRMTTIWTHGDNEAALVSAENILQSCRLGETTLEVVAIAMLTLMYGGRMERAIHWCDELIDEAVRSGTLTWQAVLGAVRADIALRQGEVVVAAARAQAALELMQVQSWGILIGYPRTTLLLANTAMGRYQEGAELLQQRVPDEMFATLIGLLYLHARGHYYLATDRVLAAISDFQTCGRLMQDWELDRPMLVPWRSDLAEANLRLSRWGVARDLVGEQIDRLKPIDLRTRGISLLILAAASGLAQRPALLREAVDCLRTAGDRLLLSRALTDLGAALQQLGESDEAQPLNCRAMREAAICYSGVLPLRLSRSWSTGPVLPDPGETAEESNPLALSDSECRVAELAALGHTNREISRTLHITVSTVEQHLTRVYRKLGVKSRADLPPELAPPDRRASAGPPEAGSRAKSGMRGIAK, encoded by the coding sequence ATGCTGGCATCGCAGCATCGCAGCGTACTTGATGTCTTGAAGGGGTTGCTCGCCGAGAGCAGCGCGGGAAACGGCCGGTTGGTGTTGGTCAGCGGGGGGCTGGCGAGCGGGAAGACCGAGTTGCTGCACGAGTTCTCGCGGGTCGCGGCCGATTCCGGCGCGTTGCTGCTCAGCGCCACCGGGTCCGTGGGGGAGAACACCCTCCAGGCGGGCATGATCGACCAGTTGTTCCACGGCGCGGGGCTGCCGCCGGAGGTCTCGGACCAGGTGTCACGGCTGATCCGGCGGCACACCGTGACGACCGACGCCACCCGGCAGGCGGAGGCCGAGGTCGTCCGCGAGATCGGCGATGTCCTGCTGGAGCTGTCCAGGGAGCGCCCGGTGGTCATCGGCGTCGACGCCGTCCATCTCGTGGACGGCCTCTCGCTCCGGCTGCTCCTCTATCTGTGCCGCAGGATAAGCTCCGCCCGCATTCTGCTGATCATGAACGAGTGGGATCTGCCGCAGTCCACGATCCCGTCCTTCTACGCCGAGGTCACCCGGGGGTTCCATCGCCGGATCTGGCTGACCCCGCTCTCGGCCTGCGACATCGCCGAGGTGCTGCCCGCACCGATGGATCCGGCTCTCGCCACCGCACTCCACCGGCTGAGCGGTGGGAACCCGATGCTGGTCAACGCCCTGATCGATGATCACCACGCCGATCCGGGCGGCAGGACCGCCGCCGACGGTACGGCGCGGCCGGCGGTCGGGGTGGCGTACGCCCAGGCAGTGATGGCGTGTCTGCACCGGTGGGAGCCGGAACTGCTCGGGGTGGCCCGGGCACTGGCGGTCCTGGGGGAGCCGAGCTCCGCCGGGCTGACCGGCGGCCTGGCGAAGATCAACCCGAAGGCCGCCGAGCGGGCGGTGGAGGCCATGACCGAGGCGGGCCTGCTGGCCGGCGGCTGGTTCCGGCACCCGGTGGCCGCCGCGGCGGTGCTGGACGGCATCGGTGCCGAGGAGCGTTCGTGCCTGCACGTTCGCGCGGCCGGGCTGCTGTACCGGCGAGGGATGTCCACCACGAAGATCGCGGCGCATTTCGTCGCCGCGGACAGGGCGCCGGAGGACTGGGCGACCGGGGTGCTGCGGGACGCGGCCGAGCAGGCGCTGGCCGGCAACGAGGTGGCCGTGGCCGTGCAGTGCCTGGAGCTGGCCCTGCGCTCGGTCCGCGACGAGGGCGAGCGTCTGGCGATAACGAAGGTGCTGGTCCGGGCGCTGTGGCGGGTCAACCCCTCGGCGGCCGCGCTGCATCTGCCGCTGCTGCGGGAGGCCCTGCAGCAGGGCTGCCTGTTCGGCCAGGACGCGGCGGCCGTGGTGCGGCACTCGCTGTGGAACGGCGACGTGCAGACGGCGTCGAGGGCGATGGAGGCGCTGACCGCGACCCCCGATCTGCTGAACGTCCAGACCGCCGCCGAGCTCCACCTCACCTACCAGTGGTTCTACGGGACGTCGCGGGGTCCGCACGGGAGGTTCGACACCGCCTCCGCCTGGGGCGACGAGGCCCGGAGGATGACCACGATCTGGACGCACGGCGACAACGAGGCGGCGCTGGTGAGCGCCGAGAACATCCTGCAGAGCTGCCGGCTCGGCGAGACCACCCTGGAGGTGGTGGCCATCGCCATGCTGACCCTGATGTACGGGGGCAGGATGGAGCGGGCCATCCACTGGTGTGACGAGCTGATCGACGAGGCGGTCCGCAGCGGCACACTCACCTGGCAGGCCGTGCTCGGCGCCGTCCGGGCCGATATCGCGCTGCGGCAGGGGGAGGTGGTGGTCGCCGCGGCCAGGGCGCAGGCCGCCCTGGAGCTGATGCAGGTGCAGAGCTGGGGCATCCTGATCGGCTACCCGAGGACGACGCTGCTGCTGGCCAACACGGCGATGGGGCGGTACCAGGAGGGAGCCGAACTGCTGCAGCAGCGGGTGCCCGACGAGATGTTCGCGACCCTGATCGGCCTGCTCTACCTGCACGCGCGCGGTCACTACTATCTGGCCACCGATCGGGTGCTCGCCGCGATCAGCGACTTCCAGACCTGCGGCAGGCTCATGCAGGACTGGGAGCTCGACCGGCCGATGCTGGTCCCCTGGCGCAGCGATCTGGCCGAGGCGAATCTCCGGCTCAGCCGCTGGGGGGTGGCCCGCGACCTGGTGGGGGAGCAGATCGACCGGCTGAAACCCATCGACCTGCGGACCCGGGGCATCTCCCTGCTGATCCTGGCCGCCGCCAGCGGGCTCGCGCAGCGCCCCGCGCTGCTGCGCGAGGCGGTGGACTGCCTGCGGACGGCGGGCGACCGGCTGCTGCTGTCCCGGGCGCTGACCGATCTGGGCGCGGCCCTCCAGCAACTCGGTGAGAGCGACGAGGCCCAGCCGCTGAACTGCCGGGCGATGCGGGAGGCCGCGATCTGCTACTCCGGCGTGCTGCCCCTGCGGCTCAGCCGGAGCTGGAGCACCGGCCCCGTCCTGCCGGACCCAGGGGAGACCGCCGAGGAGAGCAACCCGCTGGCGCTCAGCGACTCGGAGTGCAGGGTGGCGGAGCTGGCCGCGCTCGGGCACACCAACCGGGAGATAAGCCGGACGCTGCACATCACGGTGAGCACCGTCGAACAGCATCTGACCCGCGTCTACCGGAAACTGGGCGTGAAGAGCCGGGCCGATCTGCCTCCGGAACTCGCGCCCCCCGACCGGCGGGCGTCCGCCGGACCGCCCGAGGCGGGATCGAGAGCCAAGTCGGGCATGCGCGGAATCGCAAAGTGA
- a CDS encoding class I SAM-dependent methyltransferase has translation MPVTSSCRICSGTVREFLDFGRQPLSDAFVTPEDFDREFFFTLAVGICESCTMVQLMEEVPRDRMFHESYPYLSSGSAVMREHFQAVAKRFLATEFTGPDPFIVELGSNDGTMLQVIAESGVRHLGVEPSGGVADLAAAKGVQVRKDFFEEETAADILADEGPADVIYAANTLCHIPYMESILRGVDTLLAHAGIFVFEDPYFADILERTSFDQIYDEHFFFFTVRSVQEMARRFGFELVDAERLSVHGGEVRYTLARPGARPVSQAVTDLLAEESAAGVTDPATLEGFASRVGLIRERLPALLGELRERGERVVGYGATAKSATVTNYCGIGPELVPFVCDTTAGKQGRLTPGAHIPVRSPEAFCDPYPAYALLFAWNHAQEIMEKEKEFREAGGKWILYVPEVRVV, from the coding sequence ATGCCAGTCACGTCGTCGTGCCGGATCTGCTCGGGCACGGTTCGCGAGTTCCTCGATTTCGGAAGGCAGCCTCTCTCCGACGCGTTCGTGACGCCGGAGGACTTCGACCGGGAGTTCTTCTTCACCCTCGCCGTGGGGATCTGTGAATCGTGCACGATGGTGCAGCTCATGGAGGAGGTGCCGCGTGACCGCATGTTCCACGAGAGCTATCCGTACCTCTCCTCGGGCTCGGCCGTCATGCGCGAGCACTTCCAGGCCGTCGCCAAGCGTTTCCTGGCCACCGAGTTCACCGGCCCCGACCCGTTCATCGTCGAGCTCGGCTCGAACGACGGCACCATGCTCCAGGTGATCGCCGAGTCGGGCGTCCGCCACCTGGGGGTGGAGCCGTCCGGCGGGGTGGCGGATCTGGCCGCGGCCAAGGGCGTCCAGGTGCGCAAGGACTTCTTCGAGGAGGAGACCGCCGCCGACATCCTCGCCGACGAGGGACCGGCCGACGTCATCTACGCCGCCAACACCCTGTGCCACATCCCGTACATGGAGTCGATCCTCCGCGGGGTCGACACGCTGCTGGCGCACGCAGGGATCTTCGTGTTCGAGGACCCGTACTTCGCCGACATCCTGGAGCGCACGTCGTTCGACCAGATCTACGACGAGCACTTCTTCTTCTTCACGGTCCGCTCGGTCCAGGAGATGGCGCGGAGATTCGGATTCGAGCTCGTCGACGCGGAGAGGCTCTCCGTGCACGGCGGCGAGGTCCGCTACACCCTGGCGCGTCCGGGGGCGAGACCGGTGAGTCAGGCGGTGACCGACCTGCTGGCCGAGGAGAGCGCGGCCGGGGTCACCGATCCGGCGACGCTGGAGGGCTTCGCCTCCCGGGTCGGGCTCATCCGCGAGCGGTTGCCGGCGCTGCTGGGCGAGCTGCGCGAGCGGGGCGAGCGGGTCGTCGGATACGGTGCCACCGCCAAGAGCGCGACGGTGACGAACTACTGTGGCATCGGCCCCGAGCTGGTCCCCTTCGTCTGTGACACGACCGCGGGCAAGCAGGGCAGGCTCACACCGGGGGCGCACATCCCGGTACGGAGCCCCGAGGCGTTCTGTGACCCCTACCCGGCGTACGCGCTGCTCTTTGCCTGGAACCACGCGCAGGAGATCATGGAGAAGGAGAAGGAGTTCCGCGAGGCGGGCGGCAAGTGGATCCTCTACGTCCCCGAGGTGCGCGTTGTCTGA
- a CDS encoding NAD-dependent epimerase/dehydratase family protein: protein MSDRPLVVVLGASGFVGSALVAELVRRDVRLRLVARRPAVVPPGHAAEAEVEVRTADLTVAGQVAEAIAGADAVINLLLYTGGGGTWRAAEDESPGERVNVGVVRDIVTAIRAERRDGPPPVVLFPGSTSQVGPRAEARIDGTEPDAPVTAYDRQKLAAERELKAATKEGLLRGVTLRLGTVFGGRVSPTATDRGVVTTMARRALAGEPLTVWNDGTAERDLLYVEDVAGAFLAALDHADSLAGRHWLIGTGGGRSVRDIFTTIAETVAARTGAPAVPVVSVPAPPDATGMDFHSVVADPVAFHTVTGWQARVPFREALERTVSSLTCEDGVPDGPPP from the coding sequence TTGTCTGACCGGCCGCTGGTCGTGGTCCTGGGCGCCTCGGGTTTCGTGGGCTCCGCCCTGGTGGCGGAGCTGGTCCGGCGGGACGTCCGGCTGAGGCTGGTGGCGCGGAGGCCCGCCGTGGTCCCCCCGGGCCACGCGGCTGAGGCCGAGGTCGAGGTTCGTACCGCGGATCTCACCGTCGCGGGTCAGGTCGCCGAGGCGATCGCCGGTGCGGACGCGGTGATCAACCTGCTGCTCTACACCGGCGGCGGCGGGACCTGGCGGGCGGCGGAGGACGAGTCGCCGGGGGAGCGGGTGAACGTCGGCGTGGTACGCGACATCGTCACGGCCATCCGGGCGGAACGCCGGGACGGCCCACCCCCCGTGGTCCTCTTCCCCGGATCGACCTCCCAGGTCGGCCCGCGGGCGGAGGCCAGGATCGACGGCACCGAACCGGACGCCCCGGTGACCGCCTACGACCGGCAGAAGCTGGCCGCCGAGCGGGAGCTGAAGGCCGCCACAAAGGAGGGCCTGCTGCGCGGGGTCACGCTCCGGCTCGGCACGGTGTTCGGCGGCCGGGTCTCCCCGACCGCCACCGACCGGGGGGTGGTGACCACCATGGCGCGCCGCGCGCTGGCGGGTGAGCCGCTGACCGTGTGGAACGACGGAACGGCCGAGCGCGACCTGCTCTACGTCGAGGACGTGGCCGGCGCCTTCCTGGCCGCGCTCGACCACGCCGACTCCCTCGCGGGCCGGCACTGGCTCATCGGTACCGGCGGCGGTCGCAGCGTGCGCGACATCTTCACGACCATCGCGGAGACCGTGGCCGCCCGAACCGGGGCGCCCGCGGTCCCGGTCGTCTCGGTGCCGGCGCCGCCGGACGCCACCGGTATGGACTTCCACAGCGTCGTCGCCGACCCGGTCGCCTTCCACACGGTCACCGGATGGCAGGCCCGGGTGCCGTTCCGCGAGGCGCTGGAGCGCACCGTCTCCTCGCTGACCTGTGAGGACGGGGTGCCGGACGGTCCGCCGCCCTGA
- a CDS encoding dTDP-4-dehydrorhamnose 3,5-epimerase family protein, translating into MESRALAVTGAFEFTPEVFPDERGLFVSPFQEAAFVEAVGHPLFPVAQTSQSGSVRGVLRGIHFTLAPPGTAKYVHCTRGSALDIVVDLRVGSPTFGVWDQVMLTGESFRSVYLPPGLGHAFVALEDDTVMSYLLSQRYRKENELALSAFDPELGLRLPEGLALIQSERDREAPTLAKARALGMLPDHKECLRIEDTFRQV; encoded by the coding sequence ATGGAATCCCGCGCGCTCGCCGTCACCGGCGCTTTCGAATTCACTCCCGAGGTGTTCCCCGACGAGCGGGGTCTCTTCGTCTCCCCGTTCCAGGAGGCGGCGTTCGTCGAGGCGGTCGGACACCCGCTCTTCCCGGTCGCGCAGACCAGCCAGAGCGGTTCCGTACGCGGCGTGCTCCGCGGGATCCACTTCACCCTCGCTCCGCCGGGGACCGCCAAGTACGTGCACTGCACACGGGGGAGCGCACTGGACATCGTCGTCGATCTCCGGGTCGGCTCCCCGACGTTCGGCGTGTGGGACCAGGTGATGCTGACCGGTGAGAGCTTCCGCTCGGTGTACCTCCCGCCGGGGCTCGGCCACGCCTTCGTCGCGCTTGAGGACGACACCGTGATGTCTTACCTGCTCTCGCAGCGGTACCGGAAGGAGAACGAGTTGGCGCTCTCGGCCTTCGACCCGGAGCTCGGGCTGCGGCTGCCCGAGGGACTGGCGCTGATCCAGTCGGAGCGGGACCGGGAGGCGCCCACGCTGGCGAAGGCGCGGGCGCTCGGCATGCTGCCCGACCACAAGGAGTGCCTGCGGATCGAGGACACCTTCCGGCAGGTGTGA